From a region of the Gossypium raimondii isolate GPD5lz chromosome 10, ASM2569854v1, whole genome shotgun sequence genome:
- the LOC105778028 gene encoding syntaxin-31, which translates to MGSPYRDRTAEFRSLSQTLQKLGGGISTVNHNNNHLQDDHVSKLLPSPSSRSEFNKKASLIGSGIHETSQKIGRLAKLAKRSSMFDDPLVEIQELTALIKTDITTLNMALSDLQTLQNMEIADGNYSEDRIVHSTTVCDDLKNKLMGATKHFQEVLTARTENIKAHENRKQLFSKSTIRENPFQHQTRSVAEPPPWSSSSKVPTSSPLLGPPPNGVQAGSQLRRRPAVDGTPSNHMEMPMLQQVVPRQEEYSQGRAVALQNVESTISELSGIFTHLATMVAHQGELAIRIDEDMDQSLANVEGARSALLRHLNQISSNRWLLIKIFAAIIFFLVIFIIFVA; encoded by the exons ATGGGGTCCCCGTACAGAGATCGGACCGCCGAGTTCCGATCACTATCCCAAACGCTTCAAAAGCTCGGCGGAGGGATCTCAACCGTCaatcataataataatcatcTCCAAGACGACCACGTTTCTAAACTACTGCCGTCTCCATCCTCCAGATCTGAGTTCAATAAAAAGGCTTCTTTAATCGGGTCGGGTATCCATGAAACCTCTCAAAAGATTGGTCGACTTGCTAAAT TGGCGAAAAGGTCATCAATGTTCGATGATCCGCTTGTTGAAATACAAGAACTGACTGCTTTGATAAAAACTGATATTACCACCTTGAATATGGCACTTTCTGATTTACAAACACTTCAAAACATGGAGATTGCCGATGGGAATTACTCCGAGGATCGAATTGTTCATTCGACGACTGTTTGTGATGACTTGAAGAACAAGTTAATGGGTGCTACAAAGCATTTTCAAGAAGTGTTGACTGCAAGAACTGAG AATATTAAAGCTCATGAAAATAGGAAACAGTTATTCTCCAAAAGTACAATAAGAGAGAACCCGTTTCAACATCAAACGAGATCCGTAGCTGAGCCACCTCCTTGGTCTAGTTCTTCAAAGGTCCCCACGAGTTCACCACTGTTAGG ACCGCCACCAAATGGAGTTCAAGCTGGAAGCCAACTGAG ACGAAGGCCAGCTGTGGATGGCACGCCTTCAAACCACATGGAAATGCCTATGTTGCAACAGGTAGTTCCCAGGCAAGAGGAATACTCTCAAGGTAGAGCAGTTGCACTTCAAAATGTCGAATCTACAATTTCAGAACTTAGTGGGATCTTTACACATCTAGCTACAATGGTTGCACATCAAGGAGAACTAGCTATCAG GATTGATGAAGATATGGATCAATCATTAGCTAATGTCGAAGGTGCTCGTAGTGCTCTATTGAGGCATCTTAACCAAATATCATCAAATAGATGGCTTTTAATCAAGATATTTGCTGCAATCATCTTTTTTCTAGTGATCTTCATCATCTTTGTAGCTTGA